The DNA window GAGCAGGAACATGCCGAGCCCGCTGAGCACGACGCCGAGGATGTCGAAGCGGTGCGGGTGGGTGGCGAGGGCGGGCACGTTGCGCCAGACCATGATGAACCCGACGATGCCGACGGGCACGTTGATGAAGAAGATCCACTCCCAACCGAAGCCGTCGACGAGCACCCCGCCGAGGATCGGGCCGACGAGGGTCGCGACACCGGCGGTCGCACCCCAGAGACCCATGGCCGCGCCGCGGCGGTCGGGCGGGAAGATGCGCGTGATGACGGCCATGGTCTGCGGCGTCATGAGCGCGGCGCCGAGCCCCTGCACGACGCGCGCGACGATCAGCGTCTCGATGGTGCCGGAGAACCCGCACCAGAGTGACGCGAGCGTGAAGACGACGAGGCCGACGAGGTAGAGGTTCTTCGGCCCGAAGCGGTCGCCGAGGCGGCCGGTGATGAGCAACGGCACCGCGTAGGCGAGCAGGTACGCGCTCGTCACCCAGATGACGTTGTTGATGTCGGTGTCGAGGCCGCGCATGATCGCCGGGTTCGCGACCGACACGATGGTGGTGTCGATCAGGATCATGAAGAAGCCGATGACCAGGGACCAGAGGGCCGGCCACGGCCGCACCGCTCCCGGGGCCGGACCGCTGACACCCTGCGGTGGCGTGGACGAGGAGGTGGACATGGTGTCGCTTTCTGCGGGGAGGAGGAGGTCGCACGGCCTGCTCGTGGAGTGGGGCGCGGGCACCCGGCACATGCCAGGCGAGGGCGCGGGTGGAATATACGCCCATGCACCCACCCTCGCAAGCCCGCCGTCGGTCCCGCATGCCGCCGATGCAGGATACTGGTGGGGTGAGCGCATCCTCGGACACCAACGACTGGAACCACGTCTACTCGGGCAAGGTCCGAGATCTGTACGAACCGGCCGAGGGCCCCGAGGACGTCCTGCTCGTCGTGGCGAGCGACCGCGTGAGCGCCTTCGACCACGTCCTCGAACCGGGCATCCCCGGCAAGGGCGAGCTCCTCACCAGCCTGAGCCTCTGGTGGTTCGACCAGCTGCGGGACGTCCCGAACCACCTCGTCCCCGACCACCGACTCGACGCCTCGGGTGTCGCCGTCGCGACGATCCCCGACGCGTTCGCCGGCCGGGCGATGCTCGTCCGGAAGCTCGACATGTTCCCCGTCGAGTGCGTCGTGCGCGGCTACCTGACGGGCTCCGGTTGGAAGGAGTACGTCGCCAGCCGCACCGTCTGCGGCATCCCCCTGCCGGACGGACTGCGCGACGGCGACCAGCTGCCGGAGCCGCTCTTCACGCCCGCGTACAAGGCACCGCTCGGCGAGCACGACGAGAACATCTCGTTCAGTCGCATGGTCGAGCTCATCGGCGAGGACGACGCGGTCGCCCTGAAGGATCTGTCCCTCGAGATCTACCGGACGGCGTCGATGACCGCCGAGCGCCACGGGGTGATCCTCGCCGACACGAAGTTCGAGTTCGGCCGGAACCCGGAGACCGGCGTCATCACCCTCGGGGACGAGGTGCTCACCTCCGACTCCAGCCGGTACTGGGATCGCGACGTCTACCTCGCCGGCGACGACCCCACCGAGCGCATGGCCAGCTTCGACAAGCAGATCGTGCGCAACTGGCTCGCCCACAACTGGGACCAGCACGACGAGGCGACCCCCACGCCGCCGACGCTGCCGTCCGAGATCGTCACGCAGACCGCGGCACGGTACCGCGAACTCCTCGAACGCCTCACGGGCCTCCCGCACGCTCGCTGACCACGGCGAGGGTCTCGCCGACGGCAGCTCAGCTCAGCGCAGGCCGCTCAGAGCATGCGTCGACGGGCTCGGAGTCGCGCACCGTCGGCCGCGATGGCCTGTGCGTCGGGCAGCGGCCCCTCCGGCACGATGACGCCCATGAGCTGGGCCGTCTTCTCGAGCGCGTCGCGCGCGTCGTCGGCAGCGAGCTGCGCCTCGACGAGGTCGCACTCGTCGTCGGCTCCCACCTCGCGTCGAGCCGCGCTGCGCTCCATCAGCTCGCGCTGCAACCGTTCGGCGGTGGCGTACATGCGGGTGAGCGTCCAGAGTGACGTCCAGGAGACGTCGTCGCTCAGGCCGATCAGGTGGTCGTTGAGCGGGTCGACCCAGCGCGATGGCTGGTGACCGCCGTCCAGCCGACGATGGTGGTTCCGCCGCTCGGCCCAGACGAGCAGGAGGACGGCGACGAGGATCACGCCGAGCAGTGCGCCGACGACGTCGAGTCCCGGGGCCCATTCCGGGTCGAAGCCGGGGAGTGAGACGGACCGGGTCTCGTCGTGGACGAGCATCCACTCCACGAGCACACCCACGGCCGCACCGACGATGAAGCCGACCAGAAGGAGGAACGTGCCGAGGAGGATGGTGATCCGACGTCGGAGCTGGTGGACGCGCTCCTGACCCGCGGTGAGCTCGCCTCGTTCCGCGAATGGATCCACGATCATGAGGCGGCCACCCACCCGGACCACACCGGGGTGGCGAGTCGTGACCGTCATGGCCCGAGGATACCCCACAAGGTGGGTGATCCGGGGCGTTTCGGGGCTCGGGATCGGCGGGAATCCGCGGAAAAGCCAGTGTGCTGGCCCCCGGAATGGGGGGCGCCCGAAGGGGTCACGTCGTGCGACGGCGA is part of the Plantibacter sp. Leaf314 genome and encodes:
- a CDS encoding phosphoribosylaminoimidazolesuccinocarboxamide synthase, translated to MQDTGGVSASSDTNDWNHVYSGKVRDLYEPAEGPEDVLLVVASDRVSAFDHVLEPGIPGKGELLTSLSLWWFDQLRDVPNHLVPDHRLDASGVAVATIPDAFAGRAMLVRKLDMFPVECVVRGYLTGSGWKEYVASRTVCGIPLPDGLRDGDQLPEPLFTPAYKAPLGEHDENISFSRMVELIGEDDAVALKDLSLEIYRTASMTAERHGVILADTKFEFGRNPETGVITLGDEVLTSDSSRYWDRDVYLAGDDPTERMASFDKQIVRNWLAHNWDQHDEATPTPPTLPSEIVTQTAARYRELLERLTGLPHAR